A single region of the Kwoniella botswanensis chromosome 1, complete sequence genome encodes:
- a CDS encoding OPT family small oligopeptide transporter, giving the protein MTDKREALLGSQLADMQNEHLHDEKTSPLEGVKELSTEHGTYVLEVGNSEGAKVAGHLELGTSEEEAERLEAIYNTMTLERTMKIIRELVQMHRDDPNFSGALLEDMNSFVNNPDIIASPDKHTQVITAMKMEAVLATENSPYVEVRANVDPTDDPDMPASTIRAWAIGVVFCIIGSFIDNLFAFRNPAISIGTNVAQLVAYPLGVFLARVLPDWGFTLFGSRHSLNNGPFNRKEHMLISIMANISFTAPYTYYIIPVQAMPQYFNQSFAYNRGYQILLSLAVNMFGYGLAGLLRRFLVYPSVAIWPATLNTVALVKAFHQQNNEAVPGPFGRVYRASREKIFLVAMGCMFIYFFFPSYIFQALSSFSWMTWIAPDNVKLDAVTGIWGGLGLNPWPTFDWNMFGGAGLYLPTFAVANQVVGIIIGAFMILAIWFTNTWNTGFLPINSNATFDNTGASYNVTSVLNPATGKLDETLYRSYSQPFFSAGYIVYNIWAFASYTASFSYVFLFYRRDIIRGFKGVYRRLFKKVDDEDLEEDIHYRLMKRYKEVPDWHYAVLLVLPIAFGCAAVAGWPTHAPVAALFYGLILPIIFILPLGIIQAVTGIPVALNILANIIGGSITAGEGNSLMYFKSWGYLSSWQALSFCNDLKLAHYLKIPPRITFCAQIVATVIYSIVSSLQYNFIMNIKDVCTSDAAFRFTCPAQTSFYTSIIFWGIISPKKLFGKGQQYNMMLLGFPLGLIMVGIYWALRRKYPRSSFLRQVHPVMICMGPVNVAAPYNLAYYLGNLYVNLISFQYIRKKYLAFWSKWNYVVGAGFSTGIALSGLFIFFALQIPKGGTLSIDWWGNNVVNLGCEGQGGCPRLDIPEVGYFGPAPGTYL; this is encoded by the exons TTGCTGG CCACCTGGAGCTTGGAACCTCTGAGGAGGAAGCCGAACGGCTTGAAGCTATCTACAACACGATGACCCTCGAACGGACTATGAAGATCATTCGAGAGCTGGTGCAGATGCACCGGGATGATCCAAACTTTTCTGGCGCATTGCTCGAGGACATGAACAGCTTTGTCAACAACCCTGACATCATTGCTTCCCCAGACAAGCATACTCAAGTCATCACAGctatgaagatggaagctgTACTGGCCACCGAGAACTCGCCTTACGTCGAGGTCCGTGCCAACGTCGACCCTACTGACGATCCTGATATGCCCGCTTCGACCATCAGGGCATGGGCGATCGGCGTAGTCTTCTGCATCATTGGGTCATTTATCGACAATCTCTTCGCTTTCAGGAACCCTGCTATCTCTATCGGTACTAATGTCGCTCAACTGGTTGCGT ACCCTCTGGGTGTATTCCTCGCTCGTGTCTTGCCTGACTGGGGTTTCACTCTCTTTGGCAGTAGACACAGCCTTAACAACGGCCCTTTCAATCGCAAAGAACATATGTTAATTTCGATCATGGCCAACATCTCATTCACGGCTCCGTACACCTACTACATCATCCCCGTGCAAGCGATGCCCCAGTACTTCAACCAATCCTTCGCCTATAACCGAGGCTACCAGATCCTCCTCTCTCTGGCGGTCAACATGTTCGGTTACGGTCTTGCGGGTCTACTTCGTCGATTCCTCGTCTACCCATCTGTCGCTATCTGGCCAGCAACTCTCAACACGGTTGCTTTGGTCAAGGCTTTCCATCAGCAAAACAATGAGGCTGTTCCGGGCCCTTTTGGGCGAGTCTACCGCGCTTCTAGAGAGAAGATATTTTTGGTAGCCATGGGCTGCATGTTTATCTACTTTTTCTTCCCGTcttacatcttccaagcattatcatccttctcgtGGATGACATGGATCGCACCCGATAACGTCAAGCTTGATGCGGTCACTGGAATCTGGGGAGGCCTCGGTTTAAATCCCTGGCCGACTTTCGATTGGAATATGTTCGGTGGTGCCGGTTTGTATCTACCCACATTTGCTGTTGCCAATCAAGTCGTTGGTATCATCATTGGGGCTTTCATGATCCTCGCCATATGGTTCACCAATACCTGGAATACCGGATTCCTTCCCATCAACTCCAACGCCACGTTCGACAACACAGGTGCTAGCTACAATGTCACGTCCGTGCTCAATCCTGCCACTGGTAAGCTCGACGAAACCCTTTATCGATCCTACAGtcaacctttcttcagtGCGGGTTATATTGTCTATAACATCTGGGCCTTTGCATCGTACACTGCGTCGTTCAGCTATGTGTTCCTTTTCTACCGACGTGACATCATACGGGGTTTCAAAGGTGTGTACAGACGACTCTTCAAGAAGGTCGATGACGAGGACCTCGAGGAGGACATCCACTATAGGTTGATGAAGCGATACAAGGAAGTCCCCGATTGGCATTACGCTGTCCTGCTCGTTCTACCCATTGCTTTCGGATGCGCTGCAGTGGCCGGTTGGCCCACTCACGCCCCTGTGGCGGCTCTATTCTACGGTCTGATCCTACCtataatcttcatcttgccCCTCGGGATCATCCAAGCGGTGACGGGTATACCAGTTGCCCTGAACATTCTTGCCAACATCATCGGTGGATCCATCACAGCCGGTGAAGGAAATTCTCTCATGTACTTCAAGTCTTGGGGTTACCTCTCATCTTGGCAAGCGCTGAGTTTCTGTAATGATCTCAAACTTGCTCATTACCTCAAGATTCCACCTCGGATCACGTTTTGTGCCCAAATCGTCGCCACGGTTATTTACTCCATCGTTTCATCTCTGCAATACAACTTCATAATGAACATCAAAGATGTGTGTACTTCTGACGCCGCTTTCCGGTTCACGTGTCCTGCGCAAACCAGTTTCTACACCTCGATCATCTTCTGGGGTATCATCAGCCCAAAAAAGCTTTTCGGCAAGGGTCAACAGTACAATATGATGTTACTCGGTTTCCCCCTCGGTCTGATCATGGTTGGGATCTATTGGGCTCTTCGACGAAAATACCCCAGATCCTCCTTCCTGAGGCAGGTCCATCCAGTCATGATCTGTATGGGGCCCGTCAACGTGGCCGCTCCTTACAATTTGGCCTACTACCTCGGAAACCTTTATGTCAacctcatctctttccagtACATTCGAAAGAAATACCTGGCTTTTTGGTCCAAG TGGAATTACGTAGTTGGCGCCGGCTTCTCCACTGGTATCGCTCTCTCTGgtctgttcatcttcttcgctcttcAAATCCCCAAAGGTGGCACATTGTCCATAGACTGGTGGGGAAACAACGTTGTCAACTTGGGATGTGAAGGCCAAGGTGGATGCCCCAGGCTCGACATCCCCGAAGTTGGGTACTTTGGACCTGCACCCGGTACATATCTGTAA